A region from the Methylocella sp. genome encodes:
- a CDS encoding IS5 family transposase has translation MERCAQGLRAAQDALQSLHPLEPARRLRPHIRRARWRRSKARAHHDRRHASEGASHSGEPAQKGALPRRIGRTKGGLNSKLHVVCDGAGKPLVMLLSEGQMSDHKGARLMLKALPPASMLIADRGYDSNWFRAALKARGVEPCIPPTRSRKLPIAYDKTLYRQRHKIENMFAKLKDWRRIATRYDRCAHTFFSAICIAAAVLFYLNQ, from the coding sequence ATGGAAAGATGCGCCCAAGGATTACGGGCCGCACAAGACGCTTTACAATCGCTTCATCCGCTGGAGCCGGCTCGGCGTCTTCGACCGCATATTCGCCGCGCTCGCTGGCGAAGGTCCAAAGCCCGAGCGCATCATGATCGACGCCACGCATCTGAAGGCGCATCGCACAGCGGCGAGCCTGCTCAAAAAGGGGCTCTTCCCCGCCGTATCGGGCGCACGAAAGGCGGACTGAACTCGAAGCTCCACGTCGTTTGCGACGGCGCCGGCAAGCCCCTCGTCATGTTGCTCTCGGAGGGCCAGATGAGCGACCACAAGGGCGCGCGGCTGATGCTCAAGGCTTTACCGCCCGCTTCAATGTTGATCGCCGACAGGGGCTACGACAGCAACTGGTTCCGCGCCGCGCTGAAGGCCAGGGGCGTCGAGCCCTGCATCCCGCCAACCAGAAGCCGCAAGCTTCCCATTGCCTATGACAAGACGCTCTACCGCCAGCGTCACAAAATCGAGAACATGTTCGCCAAGCTCAAGGACTGGCGGCGCATCGCAACCCGCTATGATCGATGCGCCCACACCTTCTTCTCCGCCATCTGCATCGCAGCCGCCGTCCTCTTCTATCTCAATCAATGA
- a CDS encoding phage terminase large subunit, with translation MSSNKYPLFRNVRTPQSSRRRCVEGPQRYTCLAGGTRSGKTFLIVRAIIVRALKAEGSRHAILRFHANAVRASIALDTLPQVMQLCFPETPLKERRQDGYFELENGSRIWIGGLDDKDRVEKILGLEYSMVFLNEASQIPYSSALIVLTRLAQVAPKIRQRAFVDLNPVGKTHWTNQLFGDKRDPVSMQPLKDPENYARAFLNPPDNLANLSSDFLTSLANLPEK, from the coding sequence TTGTCCTCAAACAAATATCCGCTGTTTCGCAATGTAAGAACGCCGCAATCGTCGCGGCGCCGATGCGTTGAAGGTCCACAACGTTACACATGTCTTGCCGGCGGCACACGTTCGGGAAAGACGTTTCTCATCGTTCGCGCCATCATCGTTCGCGCGCTTAAGGCCGAAGGGTCTCGCCATGCCATCCTGCGGTTTCATGCTAATGCGGTGCGCGCCTCTATCGCTCTGGATACGCTTCCGCAAGTCATGCAATTGTGCTTCCCCGAAACGCCTTTGAAAGAGCGTCGTCAGGACGGCTATTTCGAGCTGGAAAATGGATCCCGCATTTGGATCGGCGGTCTCGATGATAAGGATCGCGTCGAAAAGATTCTTGGCCTCGAATATTCGATGGTTTTCCTGAATGAGGCCTCGCAAATTCCTTATTCATCTGCGTTGATCGTCTTAACGCGCCTGGCGCAGGTCGCGCCTAAAATTCGCCAACGCGCCTTCGTCGATCTCAATCCAGTCGGCAAGACGCATTGGACCAATCAGCTTTTTGGCGACAAGCGCGATCCTGTTTCAATGCAGCCGCTCAAAGATCCAGAAAATTATGCTCGCGCTTTCCTGAATCCGCCTGACAACTTAGCGAATCTTTCGTCCGATTTCCTGACAAGCCTCGCCAATCTTCCGGAAAAGTAG